The following coding sequences lie in one Chelonia mydas isolate rCheMyd1 chromosome 6, rCheMyd1.pri.v2, whole genome shotgun sequence genomic window:
- the FIBIN gene encoding fin bud initiation factor homolog yields MLGLRLLWVSCLGSLCRGYFDGPLHPEMSNGTLHHYFVPDGDYEENDDPEKCQLLFRVSEHRRCSPGGEQGPAGGWPSLTLRDEFTILGRQVEDAGRVLEGISRSISYDLDGEESYGKYLRRESHQISDAYSNSDKSLAELESKFRQGQEHESKEESRLNDDFLAMLVHTRALLKETLDISAGLRDKYELLSLTIRSHDARLARLRNEYLKG; encoded by the coding sequence ATGCTGGGGCTGCGCTTGCTGTGGGTCAGCTGCCTGGGCAGCCTGTGCCGAGGCTATTTCGACGGTCCCCTGCACCCGGAGATGTCCAACGGGACCCTGCACCACTACTTCGTGCCGGACGGCGACTACGAGGAGAACGACGACCCGGAGAAGTGCCAGCTGCTCTTCAGGGTGAGCGAGCACCGGCGCTGCAGCccgggcggggagcaggggccggCGGGCGGCTGGCCCAGCCTCACCCTGCGGGACGAGTTCACCATCCTGGGCCGGCAGGTGGAGGACGCGGGCCGGGTGCTGGAGGGCATCAGCAGGAGCATCTCGTACGACCTGGACGGGGAGGAGAGCTACGGCAAGTACCTGCGCAGGGAGTCCCACCAGATCAGCGACGCCTACTCCAACTCCGACAAGTCCCTGGCCGAGCTGGAGAGCAAGTTCCGGCAGGGCCAGGAGCACGAGAGCAAGGAGGAGAGCCGCCTCAATGATGACTTCCTGGCCATGCTCGTCCACACCCGGGCCCTGCTCAAGGAGACCCTGGACATCTCCGCGGGGCTCCGGGATAAGTACGAGCTGCTCTCCTTAACCATCAGGAGCCACGACGCCAGGCTGGCCAGGCTCAGGAACGAGTATCTCAAAGGGTGA